The Algoriphagus sp. TR-M9 genome has a window encoding:
- a CDS encoding bile acid:sodium symporter family protein, which yields MNPKIAKALSIIAGVLFISALAVSIFSAISNAGFLWIGFFFSCAISFLGYPKLKGYAYSMMIFGSVTLALYFPQYFVEYNGFKFSALIVPLIQIIMFGMGTSMSIKDFLGVVKMPKGVLIGVLCQFTIMPFVGFALAKSSGFPPEIAAGMILIGCSPSGMASNVMSFLAKANLALSITVTSVTTLLAPFVTPFLMGWLAGEFVEINVLDMMFSIVKMVIIPIGAGLLFNYFLRGKAQWLDDLMPIISMAAIALILVVIVAAGRDSLLDIGPLLIVMVIFHNLIGYVLGYWASRLFRLDEKDCRTIAIEVGMQNGGLASGIAKEMGKIATVGLAPAVFGPWMNVTGSILASYWHKKPLDDSDS from the coding sequence TTGAATCCAAAAATTGCAAAGGCACTTTCGATTATCGCAGGAGTGCTATTTATTTCAGCCCTGGCTGTCAGTATTTTCTCAGCTATTTCTAATGCCGGATTTCTATGGATCGGCTTTTTCTTTAGTTGTGCCATTTCATTTTTGGGGTATCCCAAGCTGAAAGGCTATGCTTACTCCATGATGATCTTTGGTTCGGTGACTTTGGCGCTGTATTTCCCGCAGTATTTTGTAGAGTATAATGGGTTTAAATTCAGTGCTTTGATCGTTCCTCTGATTCAGATTATTATGTTCGGCATGGGGACTTCCATGAGTATCAAAGATTTTCTGGGAGTAGTGAAAATGCCCAAAGGTGTGTTGATAGGTGTACTTTGCCAGTTTACCATTATGCCATTCGTAGGTTTTGCACTGGCAAAGTCGAGTGGCTTTCCTCCGGAAATAGCAGCAGGAATGATTTTGATAGGATGCTCACCTAGCGGAATGGCTTCCAATGTGATGAGTTTTCTGGCGAAAGCAAATCTGGCACTTTCGATCACTGTGACCTCGGTGACCACATTGCTGGCTCCCTTTGTGACCCCGTTTTTGATGGGTTGGCTAGCAGGGGAATTTGTGGAAATCAATGTGCTGGACATGATGTTCAGCATTGTGAAGATGGTCATCATTCCTATAGGTGCTGGTTTGCTTTTCAATTATTTCTTACGGGGTAAAGCCCAATGGCTGGATGATTTGATGCCAATCATTTCTATGGCTGCTATTGCACTGATCCTGGTGGTGATCGTAGCTGCGGGTAGAGATAGTCTTTTGGATATAGGACCTTTACTTATTGTCATGGTGATTTTTCATAATCTCATAGGTTACGTGCTGGGATATTGGGCCAGTAGGTTGTTCAGGTTGGATGAGAAAGATTGCAGAACCATAGCTATAGAAGTGGGGATGCAAAATGGAGGTCTGGCCTCTGGGATAGCCAAAGAAATGGGTAAAATCGCTACTGTAGGTCTCGCGCCGGCGGTTTTCGGACCGTGGATGAATGTCACTGGATCTATCTTAGCTTCCTATTGGCACAAAAAGCCTTTGGATGACTCGGACTCCTAA
- a CDS encoding response regulator transcription factor, giving the protein MKKILLVEDDTRVCSFINKGLTENGFEVTVAMDGAMGLQLALKSQFDLIILDIMLPNINGLEVCRKIRQENTEVPILFLSAMGSTENVVIGLDSGADDYLVKPFKFIELQARIKTLLRRGGKTGEPEQENEVFKFADLVLDNTEKTVFRNGNELSLTSTEFRLLLMFMKNPRKVLSRVDMLHEVWGVNFDMGTNVVDVYVNYLRKKLDKYGSQKLIQTVIGMGYVLKEYQ; this is encoded by the coding sequence TTGAAAAAAATACTTCTAGTAGAAGACGACACCCGAGTCTGTAGTTTCATCAATAAAGGCCTGACAGAAAATGGATTTGAAGTTACTGTCGCCATGGACGGGGCGATGGGGCTTCAGCTAGCCTTGAAGAGCCAGTTTGATCTGATCATATTGGACATTATGCTTCCTAACATCAATGGTCTGGAAGTTTGCAGAAAGATCAGACAGGAAAACACTGAAGTACCTATCCTTTTTCTGTCGGCGATGGGCAGTACAGAAAATGTAGTCATAGGCTTAGACTCAGGAGCCGATGATTACCTGGTGAAGCCCTTTAAGTTTATCGAGCTGCAGGCTAGAATTAAGACCTTGCTGAGAAGAGGCGGTAAAACCGGTGAACCCGAGCAGGAGAATGAAGTTTTCAAATTTGCAGACCTGGTTTTGGATAACACTGAAAAAACCGTTTTCAGAAATGGAAATGAGCTATCGCTAACCTCCACAGAATTTAGATTGCTACTCATGTTCATGAAAAACCCAAGAAAAGTACTATCCCGAGTGGACATGCTTCATGAGGTCTGGGGGGTGAACTTCGATATGGGGACAAATGTGGTAGATGTCTATGTAAACTACCTCCGTAAAAAGCTGGACAAATACGGCAGCCAAAAACTGATCCAGACGGTCATAGGAATGGGATATGTACTAAAAGAGTACCAATGA
- a CDS encoding sensor histidine kinase produces the protein MKLQNKIIYILLTAFIGYTLLFSGFIYYSISRFAFTDFYKRLEIRAIATAKIELEKQKDSNVVQQLRQDYLEPLTNEQHIILEDIEQENLIDDRRLTSYNKSFLREVVEEGIGTYSHQNTFFYGTIYKTEDQKEHLVILSAENYFITHHLAYLRNLIFTSLAIAFLLIVIFSVMFSRKIIEPIQNIIKKTKKIGSENLHMRLEVPENNDAVRELAQTFNDMLNRLETSFETQKNFISNASHELNTPLTSIIGEADVTLSKARQPEDYIESLQTILGEAEKLQQKTQALLLLAQTGFDGKRQKFGKVRMDQLILDVKETVEKIQTKNKICLDFSLLPENPLLLKVLGNEQLLHLAVSNIVLNACKYSDGKPVNIALAVMDGNIIIIVKDDGIGIPPDEMEYIYDPYFRASNTINHEGHGIGLPLARNIVRIHDGELKVSSSLNRGTTVEIRLPKGDFVL, from the coding sequence ATGAAGCTCCAAAATAAAATCATCTACATTCTCCTCACCGCTTTCATAGGCTATACGCTGCTTTTCAGTGGTTTCATCTATTATTCCATTTCCAGATTTGCATTCACAGATTTCTACAAAAGACTTGAAATACGTGCCATAGCCACAGCCAAGATTGAACTTGAAAAGCAAAAAGACAGCAATGTGGTTCAGCAGCTGCGGCAAGACTACCTGGAACCCCTCACCAATGAGCAACACATCATTCTAGAAGATATCGAACAAGAAAACCTAATCGATGATCGTAGGTTGACATCCTACAACAAATCATTTTTAAGAGAAGTAGTCGAGGAGGGAATAGGAACGTACAGCCACCAAAACACTTTCTTTTACGGGACTATTTATAAGACTGAAGACCAAAAGGAACATCTAGTTATACTTTCTGCCGAGAACTATTTCATCACCCACCACTTGGCCTATTTGAGAAACCTGATATTCACTTCTTTGGCGATTGCCTTTCTTTTGATTGTGATCTTCTCTGTGATGTTTTCCAGAAAAATCATTGAGCCCATCCAAAACATCATCAAGAAGACCAAAAAAATAGGGTCAGAGAATCTGCACATGAGATTGGAAGTACCAGAAAACAACGATGCAGTCCGAGAGCTGGCCCAGACCTTCAATGACATGCTCAACAGGTTGGAAACCTCCTTTGAAACACAGAAAAATTTCATCAGCAACGCCTCTCATGAGCTCAACACTCCATTGACTTCTATCATAGGAGAAGCAGACGTGACACTCTCCAAGGCCAGGCAACCTGAAGACTACATAGAATCTCTACAAACCATTCTTGGAGAGGCAGAAAAACTACAGCAAAAAACTCAAGCCTTACTGCTTTTGGCACAAACCGGATTTGATGGTAAGCGCCAGAAGTTCGGAAAAGTAAGAATGGATCAACTGATTCTGGATGTCAAAGAAACTGTGGAAAAAATCCAGACCAAGAATAAAATATGCCTGGATTTCAGTCTATTGCCAGAAAACCCACTTTTACTCAAAGTACTAGGCAATGAACAACTGCTCCATCTGGCGGTGTCTAATATCGTACTGAATGCCTGCAAATACTCAGACGGTAAACCAGTCAACATTGCCCTGGCAGTCATGGATGGAAACATTATTATCATAGTGAAAGACGACGGAATAGGTATACCTCCAGATGAAATGGAGTACATCTATGATCCTTATTTCCGAGCTTCTAACACCATCAATCACGAAGGACATGGAATAGGATTGCCCTTGGCCAGAAATATAGTGAGGATCCATGACGGGGAGTTAAAGGTATCATCATCCCTAAATAGAGGCACCACGGTAGAAATAAGACTACCAAAAGGTGATTTTGTTCTCTAA
- a CDS encoding mandelate racemase/muconate lactonizing enzyme family protein — protein sequence MKSTLQHLIQKSKLQDQQFAAQRQAEIDNPLTLNNRRDFLKKTALGGLSLSALMGLSMEDTMAETTKNVRRASAPSDLKITDLRYAHTNVMNGTAIIRIDTNQGISGLGEVRDGADPRYALMLKSRILGENPCNVEKIFKIIKQFGGQSRQAGGVCGVEMALWDLCGKAYNVPAWQLLGGRYRDSVRLYADTPEADSPEEQLKLIKYRTEEQGYTWLKMDVSIGEIMDIPGCIVNPEIFKMGRSQWQGGYMSYANTAHPFTGVQITEKGLDELAKIVDHVRGLVGYDIPISTDHYGHFDLNNCIRLGEALDKYRLAWLEDMVPWQMWEQHKTITEALNTPTTTGEDIYLLEYFKDLIDNHAVDIVHPDLASSGGLLETKKIADYAEEKGIGMAMHQAGTPVSFMANVHCAAATQNFLALEHHSVDVPWWEDLVTMTGGGKMIDKGYAPVPLDAPGLGIELNEEVVKEHLHPSDTSFFAPTDMWNEKRSHDRTYS from the coding sequence ATGAAAAGCACACTTCAACACCTTATCCAAAAGAGCAAACTGCAGGATCAGCAATTCGCCGCACAGCGACAAGCAGAAATCGATAACCCCTTGACGCTGAACAATCGCAGAGATTTTCTTAAAAAAACAGCTTTGGGAGGATTAAGCCTTTCTGCTTTGATGGGACTATCCATGGAAGATACGATGGCCGAGACCACCAAAAACGTGCGTAGAGCGTCAGCTCCTTCTGACCTGAAAATTACTGACCTTCGCTATGCCCATACCAATGTAATGAACGGAACAGCCATCATTCGCATCGACACTAATCAGGGTATTTCAGGCTTGGGAGAGGTGAGAGATGGTGCTGATCCTCGGTATGCACTCATGCTGAAAAGCAGAATTCTGGGAGAAAACCCATGTAATGTAGAGAAGATCTTTAAGATCATTAAGCAATTCGGCGGACAGTCCCGTCAGGCAGGGGGTGTTTGTGGAGTGGAGATGGCACTGTGGGACTTATGTGGTAAAGCCTACAATGTGCCTGCCTGGCAGCTTTTAGGGGGCAGATACCGAGATTCAGTGAGATTGTATGCCGATACACCAGAGGCAGATTCCCCAGAGGAACAATTGAAACTCATCAAGTACCGTACCGAAGAGCAGGGGTACACCTGGCTGAAGATGGATGTTTCCATAGGAGAGATTATGGATATTCCTGGCTGCATAGTGAATCCGGAGATTTTCAAAATGGGAAGAAGCCAGTGGCAAGGTGGTTATATGTCCTATGCAAATACCGCTCACCCTTTTACCGGGGTTCAAATCACTGAAAAAGGCCTGGATGAACTGGCTAAAATTGTAGATCATGTTAGAGGTCTGGTAGGCTATGACATCCCGATCTCTACGGACCATTATGGACACTTTGACCTGAATAACTGTATTCGCCTAGGTGAAGCGCTGGACAAATACCGTTTGGCTTGGCTAGAGGATATGGTGCCATGGCAAATGTGGGAACAGCATAAGACCATTACTGAGGCGCTGAATACGCCTACTACTACGGGTGAGGATATTTATCTTTTGGAATACTTCAAAGACTTGATAGATAATCATGCAGTGGATATTGTACATCCGGACTTAGCTTCCTCAGGTGGGCTCCTGGAAACCAAGAAAATTGCCGATTATGCAGAGGAAAAAGGCATAGGAATGGCCATGCACCAAGCTGGAACCCCAGTTTCCTTTATGGCAAATGTACACTGTGCCGCTGCTACCCAAAACTTCCTGGCCCTAGAGCATCACTCTGTAGATGTGCCCTGGTGGGAAGATCTGGTGACTATGACCGGTGGAGGCAAAATGATTGACAAAGGCTACGCTCCTGTGCCTTTGGATGCTCCCGGATTAGGAATAGAATTGAATGAGGAAGTGGTCAAGGAGCATCTTCATCCGTCGGATACTTCGTTTTTTGCGCCTACAGATATGTGGAATGAGAAACGCTCTCACGACAGGACTTACAGTTAA
- a CDS encoding cation diffusion facilitator family transporter — MSNSNLAARTVIFSMLGNALLAAIKFTAGIFGHSYALIADGIESVVDVFASLLVLVGLRYSSKPADENHPYGHGKAEPLITFLVVVFLIISACTIGWQAYQHIITPHESPRPFTLIVLAGIILWKEISFQVVMRRSKKLNSSALKAEAWHHRSDAITSVAAFVGIIIAVFGGEGFEVADDYAALFAVAFILFNCYRIFRPALSEVMDENNYEELTKHIREIALTVPGVKGTEKCFIRKAGMEYHVDLHALVVGELSVTEGHRISHLLKDRLCKEIPELGNVLIHIEPF; from the coding sequence ATGAGCAATTCCAATCTCGCAGCAAGAACCGTAATTTTCAGCATGCTAGGCAATGCCCTACTGGCTGCCATCAAGTTTACAGCTGGGATATTTGGGCATTCGTATGCTTTGATTGCAGACGGGATAGAGTCAGTGGTAGATGTATTTGCATCACTTTTGGTTTTGGTAGGACTGAGGTATTCTTCTAAACCTGCCGATGAAAATCACCCCTATGGCCATGGCAAAGCAGAACCATTGATCACCTTTTTGGTCGTGGTTTTCTTGATTATTTCAGCCTGCACCATTGGCTGGCAGGCCTATCAGCATATCATCACTCCTCATGAATCGCCCCGCCCTTTTACCTTGATTGTTTTGGCGGGTATTATCCTTTGGAAGGAGATTTCCTTTCAGGTGGTGATGCGTAGAAGCAAGAAACTGAATAGTTCAGCCTTGAAAGCTGAGGCCTGGCATCACCGAAGCGATGCGATTACCTCTGTAGCTGCATTTGTTGGGATTATAATTGCTGTCTTTGGGGGAGAAGGTTTTGAAGTAGCAGATGATTATGCGGCCTTGTTTGCTGTGGCTTTTATACTTTTTAATTGTTATAGAATCTTCCGTCCGGCACTCAGCGAGGTGATGGATGAAAATAATTACGAGGAATTGACCAAGCATATCCGGGAAATTGCCCTCACCGTACCTGGGGTGAAGGGAACGGAAAAGTGTTTTATCCGAAAAGCTGGTATGGAGTACCATGTGGATCTTCACGCCTTGGTGGTAGGTGAACTCAGCGTGACTGAAGGACACAGGATCTCGCACCTGCTGAAGGACAGACTCTGCAAGGAAATCCCTGAGCTTGGCAATGTACTGATCCACATCGAGCCTTTCTAA
- a CDS encoding RraA family protein, giving the protein MSKITSPIQKLKFSIAILATAFSLGQSQGYAQNVGASPEYIKALTAEWTGERFDDGRPKVSDAILERLKNISIEEAWGVLRNRGYQNQYEGDWQIMLPDEAMTGRVVTAQYMPLRPDLEKQVKDQGVEKEGRAPTGGTNSWPIDVLTTGDVYVADGYGKIVDGTLIGDNLGNAIFAKSQRGVIFNGSVRDQEGLSEIQGFNAWIKGQDPSYIQQMMLTSINAPIRVGRATVLPGDVVLAKKYGVIFIPAHLVEELVLTSEVTGLRDEFGHQRLREGKYLPGQIDSQWTEDIKKDFLDWLNNYPGQLPMTKEELDNYLKERNY; this is encoded by the coding sequence ATGAGTAAAATAACCTCACCAATCCAAAAACTGAAATTTTCAATTGCTATCCTGGCCACTGCCTTTTCTCTGGGTCAGTCGCAAGGCTATGCCCAAAATGTAGGAGCGTCTCCTGAGTATATCAAGGCGCTGACAGCGGAGTGGACCGGAGAGCGATTCGATGATGGAAGGCCCAAAGTTTCAGATGCCATTTTGGAGCGTTTGAAAAATATCTCAATAGAAGAAGCCTGGGGAGTACTGCGAAATAGAGGGTACCAAAATCAATATGAGGGAGACTGGCAGATTATGCTACCAGACGAGGCCATGACTGGTCGTGTGGTCACTGCCCAATACATGCCCTTACGTCCGGATTTAGAAAAACAAGTCAAAGACCAAGGTGTGGAAAAAGAAGGCAGGGCTCCCACAGGAGGAACCAATTCCTGGCCTATAGATGTGCTGACTACTGGCGATGTGTATGTGGCAGATGGGTATGGCAAAATCGTCGATGGTACTTTGATAGGTGATAACCTCGGTAATGCCATTTTTGCTAAATCCCAACGAGGCGTCATCTTCAATGGCTCAGTCCGTGATCAGGAAGGCCTATCTGAAATCCAAGGGTTCAATGCCTGGATCAAGGGTCAAGATCCTTCTTACATCCAGCAGATGATGCTGACTTCTATCAATGCTCCCATCAGAGTGGGCAGAGCTACGGTATTGCCTGGGGATGTGGTGCTCGCCAAAAAGTATGGCGTGATATTCATTCCAGCGCATTTGGTGGAGGAGTTAGTCTTAACCTCAGAAGTGACCGGACTCCGGGATGAATTTGGCCATCAAAGACTGCGAGAAGGAAAATACCTGCCCGGCCAGATCGATAGCCAGTGGACGGAAGATATCAAAAAAGATTTTCTTGACTGGCTGAATAATTACCCAGGACAGCTCCCAATGACCAAGGAAGAACTGGATAATTACCTCAAAGAGCGTAATTATTGA
- a CDS encoding nuclear transport factor 2 family protein: MKNLLTIALLLCSTVVFAQAEKDVQNQVEKLRLALIDPTVANLSEISSIHLSYGHSSGKLENQAQFIEALVSGASDFATAEFEDQSIYVDKNIAIVRHNLVADVLDGGNANSIKIGVMLVWQKEKGKWKLLARQAYKLP, encoded by the coding sequence ATGAAAAACCTATTGACAATAGCACTTTTACTTTGCAGCACTGTAGTTTTTGCGCAAGCTGAAAAAGATGTTCAAAACCAAGTCGAAAAACTTAGACTCGCGCTTATAGATCCCACAGTAGCCAATCTTTCGGAGATCAGTTCCATCCATCTCAGCTATGGTCACTCAAGCGGAAAGCTAGAGAATCAGGCACAGTTTATAGAAGCACTGGTAAGTGGTGCATCTGATTTTGCCACTGCTGAGTTTGAGGACCAAAGCATATATGTGGATAAAAACATAGCCATAGTACGCCACAATCTCGTAGCAGATGTGCTGGACGGTGGCAATGCAAATTCCATCAAAATCGGTGTAATGCTAGTTTGGCAAAAAGAAAAGGGAAAGTGGAAATTACTGGCACGTCAAGCCTATAAACTACCCTAA
- a CDS encoding cupin domain-containing protein, which produces MNILDQLPFRNDRPSVCPIQRSDKLNYFAIGLIQDQYLKEHTANVPSTLTVLRGEINFYINEEVIHLEEFDTYEIPVLVEHKVKGVKEKNIFTIVQEK; this is translated from the coding sequence ATGAATATTTTAGACCAACTCCCCTTCCGAAACGATCGCCCCTCGGTATGCCCAATCCAGCGATCTGACAAATTGAACTACTTTGCTATAGGCCTTATCCAAGATCAATATTTGAAAGAGCATACCGCAAATGTCCCGTCTACACTGACCGTACTCAGGGGCGAAATCAACTTTTACATCAATGAGGAAGTGATACACCTAGAAGAATTTGATACTTATGAAATTCCTGTGCTGGTGGAGCACAAAGTCAAAGGCGTGAAAGAAAAGAATATCTTTACCATCGTACAGGAAAAATAA
- a CDS encoding YoaK family protein, which produces MISKHHDRTLKENIQLGALTAFSAGMVNVISVIIFFAFTSNVTGHYAILAQEISHGNWYQALVVFGWIFLFFFGNFTSNLIVINFRKKNAYLAHSLPILLEILCLLAVGTYIQYYYKETLLETELMVSSMLFAMGIQNGLTATISNSAVKTTHLTGLTTDLGILASLFTKKENRENKQLRNKWALLVSIMVSYLSGGVTAGYIYLTIAYNVFYIVCIFLIIVIGYDFYRIKMRSLLHKKQPYYRKTLKGKTPQWSNN; this is translated from the coding sequence ATGATCAGCAAGCACCACGATAGAACCCTGAAAGAAAACATCCAACTTGGCGCACTCACAGCTTTTTCAGCAGGCATGGTCAATGTGATATCGGTAATTATATTTTTCGCGTTCACTTCAAATGTAACCGGACATTACGCCATTCTAGCGCAGGAGATTTCCCATGGCAATTGGTACCAGGCATTGGTGGTATTTGGCTGGATTTTCCTTTTTTTCTTTGGGAATTTCACTTCGAACTTAATCGTGATCAATTTCCGTAAGAAAAATGCCTACTTGGCACATTCCCTCCCTATTTTACTGGAAATCCTATGCTTACTTGCAGTGGGCACCTACATCCAATACTACTATAAAGAAACCTTGCTGGAAACCGAGCTGATGGTCAGCAGCATGCTATTTGCGATGGGTATACAAAATGGACTTACTGCTACCATTTCAAATTCAGCTGTCAAAACCACTCACTTGACAGGGCTGACCACTGATTTAGGAATATTAGCTTCGCTTTTCACCAAAAAAGAGAATAGAGAAAACAAGCAATTGAGAAATAAATGGGCACTTCTGGTAAGCATTATGGTCTCCTACCTTTCAGGAGGCGTAACGGCAGGTTACATCTACCTCACCATCGCCTATAACGTATTCTATATTGTCTGCATTTTTCTAATTATCGTAATCGGCTATGATTTCTATCGAATCAAAATGCGCAGCCTATTACATAAAAAACAACCTTATTACAGAAAGACCCTCAAGGGAAAAACTCCTCAGTGGTCTAATAATTAA
- a CDS encoding mandelate racemase/muconate lactonizing enzyme family protein, with translation MNNKKNSRRSFLQKGAVAGLTGAGILSTFGQGLNAAVVKQNRYSNPSDLKITDVKCGFVRGAVYVKIYTNQDVWGCGEAVDAIHGSYYLVKRLGNQLRGQNPLNPNRLAEQIRKGAFFGGAQSGVFVAVLTAIETALWDITGKVFGVPVYQLLGGKYRDKIRVYCDTALYTSTNPSPSDYASAARGAVDRGYNAVKFDVDDGRDPNKYDRYNWTASPAEIDRMYNAIAAVREEVGPNIDICVDMHGRYDAVTGMKMAKMYEPLNLMWLEEPVPADNPEVYKHITQETSTPICTGENIYLAYGFTKLLSDGAVDIIMPDLQKAGGLGEGQRIANLANLYYVPFSPHMVASFLGAMASCHVCASVPNFQVMEWQIYMDTDQLWQDIVTYDGPRTENSFITLSEKPGIGVEINEEGMKKHAVPGIPFFE, from the coding sequence ATGAATAACAAGAAGAATTCAAGAAGATCGTTTTTGCAAAAAGGAGCTGTAGCAGGACTTACAGGAGCCGGTATTTTATCAACCTTTGGACAGGGACTGAATGCTGCAGTAGTCAAGCAAAACCGGTATTCAAACCCCTCAGATCTAAAAATTACCGATGTCAAATGTGGATTTGTCCGTGGTGCAGTCTATGTGAAAATCTATACTAATCAAGACGTATGGGGATGTGGGGAAGCGGTGGATGCTATCCATGGATCCTACTATCTGGTCAAGCGTCTTGGAAATCAACTGAGAGGACAAAACCCACTAAACCCGAATCGTCTAGCCGAGCAAATCCGCAAAGGTGCTTTTTTTGGCGGAGCACAATCTGGCGTATTTGTAGCAGTACTCACAGCCATAGAAACGGCCCTTTGGGATATTACAGGTAAAGTTTTTGGAGTTCCTGTTTACCAGCTTCTAGGAGGGAAATACCGGGATAAAATCAGGGTTTACTGCGATACTGCTTTGTATACCTCTACCAACCCTTCTCCAAGTGATTATGCCTCTGCCGCCAGGGGAGCTGTGGACCGAGGTTACAATGCGGTGAAATTTGATGTGGATGATGGGAGAGACCCTAATAAATATGATCGATATAACTGGACGGCTAGTCCAGCAGAAATTGATCGTATGTACAATGCCATAGCAGCCGTACGGGAGGAAGTAGGCCCTAACATTGATATCTGTGTGGATATGCATGGAAGATATGATGCAGTCACAGGGATGAAAATGGCCAAAATGTATGAGCCTTTGAATCTGATGTGGCTAGAAGAACCGGTGCCGGCAGATAACCCTGAAGTATATAAGCATATCACCCAGGAAACCAGCACTCCGATCTGTACCGGGGAAAACATTTATCTGGCTTATGGCTTCACTAAGTTACTTTCTGACGGCGCAGTCGATATCATCATGCCAGACCTGCAAAAGGCCGGAGGGCTAGGGGAAGGACAGCGAATCGCTAACCTCGCCAACCTTTATTATGTACCCTTTTCTCCGCACATGGTGGCTTCATTTTTAGGAGCAATGGCGAGTTGTCATGTCTGTGCTTCCGTACCAAATTTCCAGGTCATGGAGTGGCAAATCTATATGGATACGGATCAGCTTTGGCAGGATATAGTGACTTATGATGGACCTAGAACTGAAAACAGTTTCATTACACTTTCTGAAAAGCCGGGAATAGGCGTAGAGATCAACGAAGAAGGCATGAAGAAACATGCTGTTCCGGGCATTCCATTCTTTGAATAA